From Granulicella sp. WH15, the proteins below share one genomic window:
- a CDS encoding BON domain-containing protein: MAMKNAAMFKSLVLGCVLLVGGHTAPAQGAAVQDQKTQVDINKSLSNKRFKDVKSTVQDGVVTLTGSVALYFDKKDAEHRIRHAQGLEQVHNEIVVAGPVVEDETLRDKLGNKLVYDRVGYGTTMFNALTIGVKNGVVTLGGVVYGPVDKSSALDLVETYPGVKDVVDNIEVAPLSPNDDRLRVALRRAVYGAPQLNRYAMDPGKPIRITVINGNATLSGVVDTQADKDIAFLQANSVAGVFKVVNNIQVVGREK, from the coding sequence ATGGCAATGAAGAACGCTGCGATGTTCAAGAGCCTGGTGTTGGGATGCGTGTTGCTGGTCGGCGGTCATACAGCGCCGGCTCAAGGGGCTGCGGTACAGGACCAGAAGACGCAGGTCGATATCAACAAGTCGCTCAGCAATAAGCGCTTCAAGGATGTGAAGAGCACCGTGCAGGATGGCGTCGTGACGCTGACCGGCTCCGTCGCCCTGTACTTCGACAAGAAGGATGCTGAGCACCGGATTCGCCATGCGCAGGGGCTTGAGCAGGTGCATAACGAGATCGTCGTGGCAGGGCCGGTGGTGGAAGATGAGACGCTCCGCGACAAGCTTGGGAACAAACTGGTCTACGACCGTGTGGGCTATGGCACCACCATGTTCAATGCCCTGACCATCGGCGTGAAGAACGGCGTGGTTACGCTGGGCGGAGTCGTCTACGGGCCGGTCGATAAGTCGTCGGCGCTGGATCTGGTCGAAACCTATCCCGGCGTCAAGGACGTGGTCGACAACATCGAGGTCGCGCCGCTCTCGCCCAACGACGACCGCCTCCGCGTGGCTCTCCGCCGTGCGGTCTATGGTGCGCCGCAGTTGAACCGCTATGCGATGGACCCGGGCAAGCCCATACGGATCACCGTCATCAACGGCAACGCGACGCTCTCGGGCGTGGTCGATACGCAGGCGGATAAGGACATTGCATTTCTGCAAGCCAACTCGGTCGCGGGTGTGTTCAAGGTCGTCAATAATATTCAGGTGGTTGGACGGGAGAAGTAG
- a CDS encoding lmo0937 family membrane protein: MLWTITILLVVLWILGLVSSYTLGGWIHILLVLAVIVLIFNLLSGRRAL, encoded by the coding sequence ATGCTTTGGACCATCACGATTCTCTTAGTAGTTCTCTGGATCCTCGGTCTCGTCAGCAGCTACACCCTCGGCGGATGGATTCATATCCTGCTGGTGCTGGCCGTCATCGTTCTGATCTTCAACCTGCTGTCCGGCCGCCGCGCGCTTTAG
- a CDS encoding prephenate dehydratase domain-containing protein, with product MQSARRRGRKQVRVAIQGELGSNSHMAALAAFEAQAAGIEIVPCMLSVDVFDRIQSGQVEAAVLPIENSLHGSVAEHYDLLLERPVTIAAESLLRVRHNVTVAPGVRLEEVRRVLSHPVALSQCRKWLAANSQIEAVPFYDTAGSVKHIMQLGLRDTAAIAPALAARQYGAEILVEGMEDHAENYTRFYTLALPEHRSSVGAAGPNKLSVAFSVEHRPGTLMLALEEFRRAGLNLTRIESRPVPGRPWEYIFYVDVRFERGQQMDEAMAGLSRHCQMVKELGRYPAA from the coding sequence ATGCAGTCGGCGCGCAGGCGCGGAAGGAAGCAAGTGAGAGTCGCGATTCAGGGAGAGCTCGGGTCCAACAGTCACATGGCCGCTTTGGCCGCATTCGAGGCACAGGCAGCAGGCATCGAGATCGTTCCCTGCATGTTGTCGGTCGATGTCTTCGACCGCATCCAGTCGGGCCAAGTGGAAGCCGCCGTGCTGCCCATCGAGAACAGTCTCCACGGCTCGGTCGCCGAGCACTACGATCTGCTGCTCGAACGGCCGGTGACCATCGCGGCGGAGAGCCTGCTGCGTGTGCGGCACAACGTTACCGTCGCGCCGGGAGTGCGGCTGGAGGAGGTTCGCCGGGTGCTCTCGCACCCGGTGGCGCTCTCGCAGTGCCGCAAGTGGCTGGCGGCAAATTCGCAGATCGAGGCGGTGCCCTTTTACGACACGGCGGGCAGCGTGAAGCACATCATGCAGCTCGGCCTGCGCGACACCGCCGCCATCGCGCCCGCGCTCGCCGCCCGACAGTACGGGGCCGAGATTTTGGTCGAGGGCATGGAAGACCATGCCGAGAACTACACCCGTTTTTACACACTGGCGCTGCCGGAGCATCGCTCCAGCGTAGGCGCGGCTGGGCCGAACAAGCTTAGCGTGGCTTTCAGCGTCGAGCACCGGCCCGGCACGCTGATGCTGGCGCTCGAGGAGTTCCGCCGCGCCGGTCTCAACCTGACCCGCATCGAATCGCGCCCGGTGCCGGGGCGTCCGTGGGAGTACATCTTTTACGTCGACGTCCGCTTCGAGCGCGGCCAGCAGATGGACGAGGCGATGGCCGGACTCAGCCGCCACTGCCAGATGGTCAAAGAGCTGGGCCGATACCCCGCTGCCTGA
- a CDS encoding peptidylprolyl isomerase, whose amino-acid sequence MNGVSKLDRVARWMRLACVAMLMLSMRLPAQSTPAPAKEGTVIDRVVAVVNGDLILESDVDEERRFAAFEPYGDRAQFSRDRAVERLIDRTLILQQTRLQPEEGVTSAAVKEQLQSLRRDIPACKQYHCETDAGWAKFVADQGFTVAEVERRWQQRMQTLKFVEVRFRMGIRISPEEIKSYYDKTFVPAYSRQQDTPPTLESVSDRIQEVLLEQQVTSLLEDWLKTLRAQGTVRIIRPDEVTP is encoded by the coding sequence ATGAATGGTGTCTCCAAACTCGATCGCGTAGCCAGGTGGATGAGGCTCGCCTGCGTGGCCATGCTGATGCTGTCGATGCGGTTGCCTGCCCAGTCCACACCAGCACCGGCTAAGGAAGGAACGGTGATCGACCGCGTGGTGGCCGTGGTCAACGGCGACTTGATTCTTGAGAGCGACGTGGACGAGGAGCGACGGTTTGCCGCGTTCGAGCCTTATGGAGACCGGGCACAGTTCTCACGGGACAGAGCGGTCGAACGCCTGATCGACCGGACCCTGATTCTGCAGCAGACCAGGCTGCAACCGGAGGAAGGCGTGACGTCAGCCGCGGTGAAGGAGCAGTTGCAGTCGCTGCGTCGAGACATCCCCGCGTGCAAGCAGTATCACTGCGAGACCGACGCCGGATGGGCGAAGTTCGTCGCCGACCAGGGCTTTACCGTTGCCGAGGTGGAGCGCCGCTGGCAGCAGCGGATGCAGACGTTGAAGTTCGTGGAGGTGCGCTTCCGCATGGGCATACGCATCTCGCCGGAGGAGATCAAGAGCTACTACGACAAGACGTTTGTGCCCGCGTACAGCAGGCAGCAGGACACGCCACCGACGCTCGAATCGGTCTCGGACCGAATCCAGGAGGTGTTGCTGGAGCAGCAGGTGACGAGCCTGCTCGAGGACTGGCTGAAGACGCTGCGCGCACAGGGAACGGTGCGGATCATCAGGCCGGATGAGGTCACTCCATGA
- the lon gene encoding endopeptidase La, translating to MQNDFVSVIKPTAAKSGEVVSKIEGGSLAVPVLPVRDTVLFPHAVLPLTVGRESSIQLIQSLGEEKTILVVAQRDARMDVPESADLHAIGTRATVHKVVKMPNQSLFVFTEGNERVRLGEFAQSTPFMTAEYTILEEIQPEKTPELEALQRNVVSQFQQIVTASPTLSDDLQTIAINIDEPGRLADFIASSLPFLTTNDKQELLETPNIAARLERINNHLAKELEVQQLRNKIQTEVQDSVQQSQRDYYLREQLKAIQKELGDIDDTQKDIADLKEKIENAGMPEETKKDALKELGRLSRMNPAAADYSLTRNYVEWLAVLPWAKTSSGEVDILKAKEFLDEDHYGLGKVKERILDYLSVRRLKPDMKGPILCFVGPPGVGKTSLGRSIARALGRKFSRISLGGMHDEAEIRGHRRTYIGALPGQIIQHLKRVEVKDPVFMLDEIDKLGRDFRGDPASALLETLDPEQNNTFRDNYLDQPFDLSKVLFICTANQLDTIPGPLLDRMEIIELTGYTEEEKVAIAEKYLIPRQIKENGIDASLIEFPSESVALIARHYTREAGVRKLEQQVGTVCRKLARKIAEGRTEKLVITPEIIHEFLGGIKVRVDTEIAERTRRAGVVVGLAWTPAGGDILFIEANKMKGKGGFTITGQIGDVMKESMQAALTWVRSNAVSLGLDEDFTKDTDLHIHVPAGAIPKDGPSAGVTMATAIVSLFTDKPVRPLLAMTGEITLSGDVLPVGGIKEKFLAAKRAGVRDVILPVDCKQQVDEDLTPEQTEGITIHYARRIEEVLAVALPKTVVEEVQDEVVREEVLSATV from the coding sequence ATGCAAAATGATTTCGTAAGCGTCATCAAGCCCACCGCCGCAAAGTCCGGAGAAGTCGTCAGCAAGATTGAGGGCGGAAGCCTTGCGGTTCCGGTTCTGCCGGTCCGCGATACCGTTCTCTTTCCCCATGCCGTCCTTCCCTTGACTGTCGGCCGCGAGAGCTCCATCCAGCTCATCCAGTCGCTCGGCGAAGAGAAGACCATCCTCGTGGTGGCGCAGCGTGACGCCCGCATGGACGTGCCCGAATCGGCCGATTTGCACGCCATTGGCACTCGTGCGACCGTGCACAAGGTCGTCAAGATGCCGAACCAGAGCCTCTTCGTCTTCACGGAGGGCAACGAGCGCGTGCGTCTGGGCGAGTTTGCGCAGTCGACGCCCTTCATGACCGCCGAGTACACGATCCTCGAGGAGATTCAGCCTGAAAAGACGCCGGAGTTGGAGGCGTTGCAGCGCAATGTCGTCAGCCAGTTCCAGCAGATCGTCACCGCGTCGCCCACACTCTCGGACGACCTGCAGACGATTGCGATCAACATCGACGAGCCGGGCCGTCTGGCGGACTTCATCGCCTCCAGCCTGCCGTTTTTGACCACCAACGACAAGCAGGAGCTGCTCGAGACGCCCAATATCGCGGCGCGCTTGGAGCGGATCAACAATCATCTGGCCAAGGAGCTGGAGGTCCAGCAGCTTCGCAACAAGATCCAGACCGAGGTGCAGGATTCGGTGCAGCAGTCGCAGCGCGACTACTACCTGCGCGAGCAGTTGAAGGCCATCCAGAAGGAGCTGGGCGACATCGACGATACCCAGAAGGATATCGCCGATCTAAAAGAGAAGATCGAGAACGCGGGCATGCCCGAGGAGACCAAGAAGGACGCTCTCAAGGAGCTTGGCCGCCTCTCGCGGATGAACCCAGCCGCTGCCGACTACTCGCTGACGCGCAACTACGTGGAGTGGCTGGCCGTGCTGCCATGGGCGAAGACCAGCTCGGGCGAGGTCGATATTTTGAAGGCCAAGGAGTTCCTCGATGAGGATCACTACGGCCTGGGCAAGGTGAAGGAGCGCATCCTCGACTACCTCTCCGTGCGCCGTTTGAAGCCGGACATGAAGGGGCCGATCCTCTGCTTCGTCGGGCCTCCGGGCGTGGGTAAGACCTCGCTGGGCCGCTCTATCGCTCGTGCGCTCGGACGCAAGTTCTCGCGCATCTCGCTGGGAGGAATGCACGACGAGGCCGAGATCCGCGGGCATCGCCGCACCTACATCGGCGCGCTGCCGGGACAGATCATTCAGCACCTCAAGAGGGTTGAGGTGAAGGACCCTGTCTTCATGCTCGACGAGATCGACAAGCTGGGCCGCGACTTTAGAGGAGATCCAGCAAGTGCCTTGCTGGAAACCCTTGACCCGGAGCAGAACAACACCTTCCGGGACAACTACCTCGACCAGCCGTTCGACCTCTCGAAGGTGCTCTTCATCTGCACGGCGAACCAGCTCGACACCATCCCCGGCCCGCTGCTCGACCGTATGGAGATCATCGAACTGACCGGCTACACCGAGGAGGAGAAGGTCGCGATCGCGGAGAAGTACCTGATCCCGCGGCAGATCAAGGAGAACGGCATCGACGCCTCGCTGATCGAGTTCCCCAGCGAGAGCGTGGCACTGATCGCGCGGCACTACACGCGTGAGGCAGGCGTTCGCAAGCTCGAGCAGCAGGTAGGTACTGTCTGCCGCAAGCTGGCGCGCAAGATCGCCGAGGGACGTACGGAGAAGCTGGTCATCACGCCGGAGATCATCCACGAGTTCCTGGGCGGCATCAAGGTCCGCGTGGATACGGAGATCGCCGAGCGGACCAGGCGGGCGGGTGTGGTTGTCGGGCTGGCGTGGACGCCTGCCGGCGGCGACATCCTCTTCATCGAGGCCAACAAGATGAAGGGCAAGGGCGGCTTCACCATCACCGGTCAGATTGGCGATGTGATGAAGGAGTCCATGCAGGCTGCGCTGACGTGGGTACGCTCGAACGCCGTGTCGCTGGGGCTGGACGAGGACTTCACCAAGGACACGGACCTGCACATCCACGTGCCTGCGGGAGCGATCCCGAAGGACGGGCCGAGTGCGGGCGTGACGATGGCGACGGCGATCGTCTCGCTCTTCACCGATAAGCCGGTGCGGCCGTTGCTGGCCATGACGGGCGAGATCACGCTGAGCGGCGATGTGCTGCCGGTCGGCGGGATCAAGGAGAAGTTCCTTGCGGCGAAGCGGGCTGGCGTGCGGGATGTGATCCTGCCGGTCGATTGCAAGCAGCAGGTCGATGAGGACCTGACGCCGGAGCAGACCGAGGGGATCACGATCCACTACGCGCGGCGGATCGAGGAGGTGCTCGCGGTGGCGCTGCCGAAGACGGTCGTGGAAGAGGTGCAGGACGAGGTGGTGCGCGAAGAGGTTCTCAGCGCCACTGTCTAA
- a CDS encoding CsbD family protein — protein MNNDQAAGILDQAKGKLKEVVGNVTGNEKLANSGAADQVKGHARETWGNVKDTAAHLTSSARAASDEQEAELRTDANDSSVSLRDEAIEGAANLKNSIKRGLNHLEQDVDRRR, from the coding sequence ATGAATAACGATCAAGCAGCGGGCATTCTGGATCAAGCAAAAGGCAAGCTCAAGGAAGTCGTTGGAAATGTGACCGGCAATGAGAAGCTGGCTAACTCCGGGGCCGCCGATCAGGTAAAGGGCCATGCCAGGGAGACCTGGGGCAACGTAAAGGATACGGCGGCTCACCTCACCAGTTCGGCACGCGCCGCCAGCGACGAGCAGGAGGCGGAGCTTCGTACCGACGCGAACGATTCGAGCGTCAGTCTTCGGGATGAAGCGATCGAAGGAGCTGCGAACCTGAAGAATTCCATCAAGCGGGGGCTCAATCACCTTGAGCAGGACGTAGACCGCCGCCGCTAA
- a CDS encoding UbiA-like polyprenyltransferase, with the protein MASLRQSTLITLEMIKWEHSIFALPFALTGAMLAAGGLPTLPVLGWIIVCMVSARSAAMAFNRLVDARLDADNPRTAMRAIPAGALTTTFVAGFVLVCSGIFFFASAMLNRLTLELAPVALAVVLLYSYMKRVTRWSHLVLGLALGIAPSAAWIAVRGTFDPRIIVLTAIVVLWVGGFDVLYACQDFEHDRRVGLNSVPQAFGLEGAFWIARVMHLGMIALLVWLDRLFSLGLMGAVGTILVAALLAYEHSIISPRDLRRMNAAFFLLNGIISVVFFVCVAADILIRH; encoded by the coding sequence ATGGCTTCATTGCGACAGAGCACCCTCATTACGCTCGAGATGATCAAGTGGGAGCACTCCATCTTCGCGCTCCCGTTTGCCTTGACGGGCGCCATGCTCGCCGCCGGCGGACTGCCCACGTTGCCCGTTCTCGGCTGGATCATCGTGTGCATGGTCTCGGCACGTTCGGCGGCCATGGCGTTCAACCGCCTGGTCGACGCCCGGCTCGACGCCGACAACCCCCGCACCGCGATGCGCGCCATCCCGGCAGGAGCCCTGACGACGACCTTCGTCGCGGGCTTCGTCCTCGTCTGCTCGGGCATCTTCTTCTTTGCCTCCGCGATGCTCAACAGGCTGACACTCGAACTGGCCCCGGTGGCTCTCGCGGTGGTGCTGCTCTACAGCTACATGAAGCGAGTGACGCGCTGGTCGCACCTGGTGCTGGGGCTGGCGCTCGGCATCGCGCCTTCGGCGGCGTGGATCGCGGTGCGCGGCACCTTCGACCCGCGCATCATCGTACTTACAGCGATCGTCGTGCTGTGGGTTGGCGGCTTCGACGTGCTCTATGCCTGCCAGGACTTCGAGCACGACCGCCGCGTCGGCCTCAACAGCGTGCCCCAGGCCTTCGGGCTGGAGGGCGCGTTCTGGATCGCCCGCGTCATGCACCTGGGGATGATCGCGCTGCTGGTCTGGCTCGACCGGCTCTTCAGCCTGGGGCTGATGGGCGCGGTCGGAACGATCCTCGTGGCCGCGCTGCTGGCCTATGAGCACAGCATCATCTCTCCCCGCGACCTGCGGCGGATGAACGCGGCATTCTTTCTGCTGAACGGAATTATCTCGGTGGTCTTCTTCGTCTGCGTGGCCGCCGACATCCTGATCCGCCACTAA
- a CDS encoding translocation/assembly module TamB domain-containing protein, with amino-acid sequence MSLLHLNGPDPEQHPEQPETPVNAATKRGLHVRIARWCVWLIGSLVLLIVAFAAAVAWYSTTPDFQRRVNREVVKVLEDATGGRVELAKIDVSLRQLAIEADGLVIHGLEGPGEAPYLAVDRILVRLKLVSLLHRTAGGPASHIGLNLLRVEQPRFHLIVDKDGKTNQPVPKHPTQSNKPVLDTLLDLKAHEVELVNGVALLNEKSIPFNLAARDLNAQIKYLPTSDRYGATIDLNDLRTQLKKLPEEQSQLHIEAEVGRDIAALTNFTLHTGEASHLAATASLSHFAKPSWQTKVDGTVDLKQLSLMAGIDGLTGGTVDLDLAGHSCNTPPVAVQKRPRFWERLHPQKTPQPNAKVPQTDPDCQSGYLLVGTTKMHNVGYADEYVRFRDINGGATLHVTPAEVLLTELSGYLPGGGGATGQLKIELNAGAHAYLTATAAKIPLRTIMDTTAPKGFGDLGFDTAINGPVEVEWGGPVKDVADSVLVDADLQLAPTGVRRGLSNIPVSGRVLGHYDGKSESVLIKQLNFNTPQSTLVANGVLGVDLGDRLTDLRVDLAVRDLSEYDQLLKTLGLEGNGRKGAAAIPAVLHGSADFHGTARGELAKLDVKGHLDATNVEVKIESAPPPAPPVPARKSLLSAVMGAKPVPPAPPPAPILDVLVDSLVADAEYTPGGLAIASSTITRRSAVLNVEGSFKPRTQMVRKTETYVWDQDTTADLKVQLAHADVPDLLQIAGQQQNVPVSGTIALNVSASGPLHSLSGGGTASLVDGVAYGEPFESVNVTASMMGRQIEATQIALRLHGMEIDGNGGYNIDTRRLHGHVQGDNLVLSKFKAVQEAKMPADGTVSLRADANGTLEEPGLTAHVALANLAVEGKPMGSVAVDAHSQGKVVMYTAKSTLVGAELDANGQTELTGDMQTKAQITLAHLDVGVPLGLFQPDGMKATSNISGVVTVSGPAKTPTELSGGVAFDHVEVTSNGITLKAAEPLRIGLKNGIASLDEVHITGPDTDLRAKGTAQLFGAVNAKTGQPDPNGGKVDIQSVGNVSIAIAHTLDPDLIASGKVTFAVGVGGTVKNPGLTGKLQFEKVNMALDGIANGLSNINGTLVFNEDRLTVQTLTATTGGGQVKIGGFLTYKNGLYADLTATANTVRIRYNGISGTANSTLRLQGGEQNAILSGTVLLTRFGIGADVDFAAFASAGGVSAPPNPSAVMNKIRLDVKVTSSPQLDFQNSYAKLAGNVDLTLRGTLAEPTVLGKIQITDGNATFAGTKYQLQRGDIFFTNPVRIDPTIDLDATARVETYDITVGLHGTASNLKPTYRSEPPLSEADVFALLALGRTQEEAQIYQEQQVQAGTDPAASSLLGGALNATVSSRVSKLFGGGSVKIDPAFVGTLGNSSARITVQQQLSRQLTLTYATNVNSSAEQLISVQYDLTPNVSIVATRDESDVFSIVYKIRRRYR; translated from the coding sequence ATGAGTCTGCTGCACCTCAACGGGCCTGATCCGGAACAGCATCCAGAGCAGCCTGAGACGCCTGTCAACGCTGCAACCAAGCGTGGCCTCCACGTACGCATCGCACGCTGGTGCGTGTGGCTCATCGGCTCTCTGGTGTTGTTGATCGTGGCGTTTGCGGCGGCTGTGGCCTGGTACTCCACCACGCCGGACTTTCAGCGCAGAGTCAACCGTGAAGTCGTCAAGGTGCTCGAAGATGCTACCGGAGGCCGCGTCGAGCTGGCGAAGATCGACGTCAGCCTGAGGCAGCTCGCGATTGAGGCCGATGGTCTTGTCATTCACGGTCTGGAGGGCCCCGGTGAGGCTCCGTATCTGGCCGTGGACCGCATCCTGGTGCGGCTGAAGCTGGTGAGCCTGCTGCATCGCACTGCGGGCGGACCGGCCTCGCACATCGGCCTGAACCTGCTGCGAGTGGAGCAGCCGCGCTTTCACCTGATCGTCGACAAAGACGGCAAGACCAATCAGCCTGTTCCGAAGCATCCGACGCAAAGCAATAAGCCTGTGCTCGACACGCTGCTGGACCTGAAGGCGCATGAGGTTGAGCTGGTCAACGGTGTGGCCCTGCTAAACGAGAAGTCCATTCCGTTCAATCTTGCGGCGCGAGATCTGAATGCGCAGATAAAGTACCTTCCCACGAGCGATCGCTACGGCGCGACGATTGATCTGAACGATCTGCGCACGCAGTTGAAGAAGCTGCCTGAGGAGCAGTCGCAGCTACACATCGAGGCCGAGGTGGGCCGCGATATCGCCGCGCTTACCAACTTCACGCTGCATACGGGAGAGGCTTCGCATCTCGCGGCCACGGCCTCGCTGAGCCACTTCGCCAAGCCGAGCTGGCAGACGAAGGTCGATGGCACGGTGGACCTGAAGCAGCTCTCCCTGATGGCTGGCATCGACGGGCTTACGGGCGGTACGGTTGACCTCGATCTCGCCGGACATAGCTGCAATACGCCACCGGTTGCGGTGCAGAAGCGCCCACGCTTCTGGGAGCGGCTGCACCCGCAGAAGACTCCGCAGCCCAATGCCAAGGTTCCGCAGACCGACCCTGACTGCCAGTCGGGATATCTGCTGGTGGGCACGACGAAGATGCATAACGTCGGCTACGCGGATGAGTATGTGCGCTTCCGCGACATCAACGGCGGCGCGACGTTGCACGTCACGCCCGCTGAGGTGCTGCTGACGGAGTTGTCCGGCTATCTGCCCGGCGGCGGCGGCGCTACGGGGCAGTTGAAGATCGAGTTGAACGCGGGCGCACATGCTTATCTGACTGCTACAGCGGCGAAGATTCCCCTGCGCACCATCATGGATACGACCGCGCCGAAGGGCTTTGGCGATCTCGGCTTCGACACCGCGATCAACGGGCCTGTCGAGGTGGAGTGGGGCGGGCCGGTGAAGGATGTTGCCGACTCGGTGCTGGTCGATGCGGACCTGCAACTCGCGCCGACGGGCGTGCGCAGAGGGCTATCGAATATCCCTGTCTCGGGCCGTGTGCTTGGGCACTACGACGGCAAGAGCGAGTCGGTGCTCATCAAGCAGCTTAACTTCAACACGCCGCAGTCCACCCTCGTTGCCAATGGAGTTCTGGGGGTTGATCTTGGCGATCGACTTACGGACCTGCGGGTGGATCTTGCCGTGCGCGACCTGAGCGAGTACGACCAGCTACTGAAGACGCTTGGTCTCGAAGGCAATGGCAGAAAGGGAGCGGCTGCGATCCCCGCTGTGCTGCATGGCTCCGCGGACTTTCATGGCACGGCGAGAGGAGAGTTGGCAAAGCTCGATGTGAAGGGGCATCTGGATGCGACCAATGTTGAGGTCAAGATCGAATCCGCTCCTCCTCCGGCTCCGCCAGTACCAGCTCGCAAGAGCCTGCTGAGCGCGGTGATGGGCGCGAAGCCTGTCCCACCAGCTCCTCCGCCTGCGCCGATTCTGGACGTGCTGGTCGACTCGCTGGTCGCCGATGCGGAGTACACGCCGGGGGGGCTTGCGATTGCAAGCTCAACGATTACGCGGCGTTCGGCGGTATTGAATGTGGAGGGTTCGTTCAAACCGCGCACGCAGATGGTCCGCAAGACGGAGACATATGTGTGGGATCAGGACACCACTGCTGACCTGAAAGTTCAGTTGGCCCACGCCGATGTACCGGATTTGTTACAAATTGCCGGGCAGCAACAGAACGTGCCTGTCAGCGGGACGATTGCGCTGAACGTAAGTGCCTCTGGCCCTCTGCATAGCCTGAGCGGAGGGGGCACGGCGTCGCTGGTCGATGGCGTGGCCTATGGGGAGCCATTCGAGTCGGTCAACGTGACGGCGAGCATGATGGGCCGCCAGATCGAAGCTACGCAGATTGCGTTGCGGCTGCATGGCATGGAGATCGACGGCAACGGCGGTTATAACATCGACACCCGCAGGCTACATGGACATGTGCAGGGAGACAACCTGGTGTTGTCGAAGTTCAAGGCCGTGCAAGAGGCGAAGATGCCCGCTGATGGAACTGTCAGCCTGAGGGCGGATGCGAACGGCACGCTGGAGGAGCCGGGGCTGACCGCTCATGTGGCCCTCGCGAACCTCGCGGTGGAGGGCAAGCCGATGGGCAGCGTCGCGGTGGACGCGCACAGCCAGGGCAAAGTGGTGATGTATACGGCGAAGTCCACGCTGGTGGGCGCGGAGCTGGATGCCAATGGCCAGACGGAGCTGACGGGCGACATGCAGACCAAGGCGCAGATCACACTGGCGCATCTGGACGTCGGTGTTCCGCTGGGGCTGTTTCAGCCCGATGGTATGAAGGCGACCTCGAACATCTCCGGCGTGGTGACGGTGAGCGGCCCGGCGAAGACGCCGACCGAGTTGAGCGGTGGCGTCGCCTTCGATCACGTCGAGGTCACCTCGAACGGTATTACCCTGAAGGCCGCTGAGCCGCTGCGGATCGGGTTGAAGAACGGGATCGCGAGCCTTGATGAGGTTCACATCACTGGCCCGGATACTGACCTGCGCGCCAAGGGGACGGCGCAGCTCTTCGGAGCGGTGAATGCGAAGACGGGCCAGCCCGACCCGAACGGCGGCAAGGTGGATATCCAGTCGGTCGGCAATGTCAGCATCGCCATCGCTCATACGCTTGATCCGGACCTGATCGCCAGCGGCAAGGTGACCTTCGCGGTCGGTGTGGGCGGCACGGTGAAGAACCCGGGGCTTACGGGCAAGCTGCAGTTCGAGAAGGTCAACATGGCTCTCGATGGCATTGCGAACGGCCTCAGCAACATCAACGGAACGCTCGTCTTCAACGAAGACCGGCTGACGGTGCAGACCCTGACCGCGACCACCGGCGGCGGGCAGGTGAAGATCGGCGGGTTCCTCACCTACAAGAACGGCCTCTACGCCGACTTGACCGCTACTGCCAACACGGTGCGTATTCGCTACAACGGCATCAGCGGCACGGCCAACTCCACCCTGCGCTTACAGGGGGGGGAGCAGAACGCCATACTGAGCGGCACGGTGCTGCTGACGCGCTTCGGCATCGGAGCGGACGTGGACTTCGCCGCGTTTGCCTCTGCTGGAGGTGTGAGCGCGCCGCCGAACCCGAGCGCCGTCATGAACAAGATTCGCCTGGATGTGAAGGTGACCAGCTCGCCGCAGCTCGACTTCCAGAACAGCTATGCGAAGCTGGCGGGCAACGTGGACCTGACGCTGCGCGGCACGCTCGCCGAGCCTACAGTGCTGGGTAAGATTCAGATCACCGACGGCAACGCGACCTTCGCCGGAACTAAGTACCAGTTGCAGCGAGGCGATATCTTCTTCACCAACCCGGTGCGCATCGACCCGACCATCGACCTCGACGCCACGGCCCGCGTGGAGACCTACGACATCACGGTCGGGCTGCACGGCACGGCTTCTAACCTGAAGCCGACCTACCGCTCCGAGCCGCCGCTTAGCGAGGCCGACGTCTTCGCGCTACTGGCGCTCGGCCGCACGCAGGAGGAGGCGCAAATCTACCAGGAGCAGCAGGTGCAGGCAGGAACCGATCCGGCAGCGAGCAGCCTGTTGGGCGGTGCGCTCAATGCCACCGTCAGCAGCCGTGTGTCGAAGCTCTTCGGCGGCGGCAGCGTCAAGATCGACCCTGCGTTCGTTGGCACGCTGGGCAACTCATCGGCGCGCATCACGGTGCAGCAGCAGCTCTCGCGTCAACTGACGCTGACCTATGCGACCAACGTCAACTCTTCAGCCGAGCAGTTGATCTCGGTGCAGTATGATCTGACACCTAACGTCTCCATCGTCGCAACTCGTGATGAGAGCGACGTGTTCAGCATTGTGTATAAGATTCGGCGGCGCTATCGTTAG